The genomic DNA ACACGTCGGGCCGCGGGTGGCAAGGCATCGAGAAATTGCCGGCGCGCCTGGCTATCAACATCTTTTTGCGTTTCATCAACCGCGGCATCTGGTTTGTCGCTGCTGTATGTAGTGTCTCGCTGTTTACGCCGCACTGCAGTTCTTGCTTGCTGTGTTGCAAGATTACGTAATACGCCGGCGATCCACTTGCGATCTGATGGCGCAGCAAAATCCGTCCGAGAGGCCTCTATGGCCACAATGAGGGCATCTTGCAGTAAATCTTCTGCCTCTTCAGCCACGCGGGCGTGGCGGCTTGCTATACGCAGCAAGGTGTTGTAGTCTTCACGGGTCATGCGTTTACTCCTGGAAATGCAACCATTAGCAAATACGTATACCGCATCCAGATGTGCAATGGTTACGCATATTTTCTTGCCGGGGCCAACACACTTGATGGGTATAAAAAAAGCCGATCAACAAATTGATCGGCTTTGGAGCGGAACACCGGGCTCGAACCGGCGACCTCAACCTTGGCAAGGTTGCGCTCTACCAACTGAGCTAGTTCCGCATTTTGGGTTGGGATCGGTAAAACCAAGAACAAAGATCAAGGTTCCGTTAAAATCCTATTCGTCGGGTTTCTTGTTTTTTCTCCAAATCAGGTTTCGGATTCAGGTCCATTGTGTAGGTCGAATAGAACGCAGAAGCCCCTTCTCGCTCCCAAAAAGCAATCCCTTTGGTATTGGCATTGAGAACGCGGAGGCGAACGCGTGCTGCCCCACATGCTTCTGCCCACGTTGTAACGCTTGCAAGTAGTTTCGTCCCAATCTCCTGCCCTCGTGCTTCCGGTATTACGTACACTTTATCTACATAAACTTCTGGCACCGGCGCAAAGACAGGCAATTCAACCATCCGGTGTGCCCTGATGTAACCTACCGGGCCATTGATGCCTGTGGCTACCACCATATGACAGGTTTTGTCCTCAAGCCAGTGCATGTAGTCGTTTTTCCAACGCACACCAGCATCATCAGACAAGACCAGTCGCGGATCCATCGCCTCGTGTTCATGCATGAGCGCCAGCCAGAATTCACAGAGGGTTTCAACATCAGCGGCTTGCGCCGGCCTCAACGTGATATGTTCTATCATACACCTACCGTTGCCGATACAGTTCTGGGTTTGAGGTAACCTTGCTTAACAAGCAATTCTGCGTTAAGTACTGCGCCACCAGCTGCGCCGCGGATGGTATTATGAGAAAGCACAATAAACTTCACATCGAGGACTTCGCAGGGCCGAACACGTCCAACCGTAACCGTCATCCCGTTGCCCAGGTTTGCGTGCCGGCGCGGCTGCGGGAAACGCGGATCGTCAAACCGTTTCACAAATTCGTCCGGCGCCGTGGGCAAGCCCAGGCCGGCCAGAGGAGACGCAAAATTATCAAAGGCCGCACTTACGGCGTCTGCCGACACCCGATTGCGAAATCGAATGGCAACGGTTTCCAAATGCCCATCCAGTACTGGCACCCGGTTGCACTGCGGACTCACTGCAAAAGCCGCCGGCGTAATGGCATCGTTTTCAAACCGGCCCAGCAGCTTCAGGGGTTCTGTAACCAGTTTGTCTTCTTCACCACCGATGTAAGGCACAACATTGCCCAGGATATCCAGCGATGAGACACCCGGATACCCGGCACCCGACAAAGCCTGCATCGTCGTAACCTGGACTGCATCTATTTCAAATGCGTCATATAGCGGCTTTAAGGCGCACACCAACCCAACCGTTGAGCAATTCGGATTGGTAACAATAAAACCGCCGCTGCCCCAGCGCTGGGTATGAATCAGCGCTGTATGCTCCGGGTTCACCTCTGGAATGAGCAGCGGTACCGTTTCATCCATGCGATAGTTTTTTGCATTGGAAATTACGGGATAGCCGGCGGTTGCAAATTGCTTTTCAAGCTCGCCTGCTACGCTCGAATCGAGGCCAGAGAATACAAAGTCACAATCAAACCCGGGCTTTGCCAGCTCAACGGTCTTGTTAGCCAGATGTGCTGGAATGGTAGTGGCACCAATCCAGTTTGTCGCCGCTGCATAAGGTTTACCGGCGGACCGCTCTGACGCAGCAAGTACCGTAACCTCAAACCAGGGATGGTTACCGAGAATTTGTACAAATTTTTGTCCTACGGCGCCAGTTGCACCGAGAATACCGACTTTTAATTTAGGGGTCATGGCTTATGTCTTCATTTGGCGCTGAACGATCTAGAAGTCGGAATGGGCAACCACACGATGGGTACCGATCCCGCAAAACAAGTGTCCCAAGCATGCTACATTACTTCAGCCTGTGCGGGCCAGTTTCTGGCATTTGGGCCGAATAACGGTTCCGGGCCAATCCAGGTGATCGATGCTCCGCACAAAGACTGGAATTTTTTCCGCCAACAGCGGGTCTAATGCCTTGCTGTGCATCCCCAGTTTGCCGGCCCGGTTGCTGGCAATTGTATCTTCAAGCACCAGTTCTTCAAACCGGACAGCGTGTTTATCGAGTCTCGGATCTTTGTTGTATATACCGTCAACGTCTGTCCACCGCTCCAGCCGTGAAGCCCCCAGGGATGCGGCAATCAGGGCAGCGGAGTAATCACTCCCGCCCCGCCCGAGCGTTGTGGTACGCCCATCAGGTGCACTGCCAACAAACCCTGTCACAACGGGAATGGCAGCCGTTTCAACCTTGTCGTACCAGGCATTAACCGCTGCCCTTGTCTGTACAAGATCAACAACAGCTTCGCCAAAACGATCATCCGTTTTTATCAGTTCCGCTGCATCGGTTGCGCAGCTCGACAGGCCGGCGTCATCAAGTGCAAGCGCAACGATGTGATGCGAAAGCCGTTCGCCGGCTGCCAACAAGGCATCTTTTCGCGCTGCACCGCCGCTACGATCAAATACGTCCATCTCCAGTGCTGCCAACAGCTGTTGCAGTTCAATATTATACAGGCGCTGGGCACGGAGACTCAGCACAGCCGCGGCGTGCAATTGGTGACGTTCCCGAAGCCAATCCAGGTGCGCATGACACACCTCTGATGGCAACGTTGCATCCGCCAATGCAACCAGCTTATTGGTAACGCCAGACAGGGCTGAAGCTATCACAACAACGCGATGCCGATCTGCAGCCAGGCGCTGTACAACCTGGATGGCACGACGAAATCGCTCCGGAGATCCAACAGAAGATCCTCCAAATTTAAGTACAACGGGGTGCTTCATGATGCGCAAGCTGCTATTGATTTTGTTGTTTGGTTTGGGTTCACGTGGTCCTTCATCCAGTTGCAAACCAGGATATTTAGCGCTTCGAGTTCTATCAGAAACGCGTCGTGGCCGTGCATAGAAGGCAGCAATACAAGGCTGGCCCCTGGTATGTATTGTGCCAGCTCTTCCTGTTCGGGTAGCGAATACAGCACGTCTGATTCGATACCAACAACAAGCGTTGGCTGTGTCAACTGACCAAGCACATCGGGATACGTACCTCTGCCGCGTGACACGTCGTGGCTGTCCATTTGCAGGGTAAGCTGGACATAGCAGTTTGCATCAAACCGATCGACAAGCTTGTCACCCTGGTATTGCAGATATGAGTTGACAGACAAGACTTCTTCGCCGGCGCTGTTGGTCATGCGGTTGCGTGCAAATCTTTGCCGGAAAGATGGCATCGAGCGATATGAAATCATCGCCATCATTCTGGCAGCAGCCAGGCCGGCCTCGGGTTCGTTGCCGGGGGTGTAATATCCTTTATTCCATTTAGGATCAGCAAAGATTGCCTGCCGCTGTGCTTCTCCCCATGCAATACACCAGGCCGAATGCCGGCCGCCAACTGCTATGGGTACCAGTGCGCGAACGAAGTCTTTATAATAGCCCCATTCAAGCACCTGCATTCCTCCCATCGAT from Bacteroidota bacterium includes the following:
- a CDS encoding GNAT family N-acetyltransferase, coding for MIEHITLRPAQAADVETLCEFWLALMHEHEAMDPRLVLSDDAGVRWKNDYMHWLEDKTCHMVVATGINGPVGYIRAHRMVELPVFAPVPEVYVDKVYVIPEARGQEIGTKLLASVTTWAEACGAARVRLRVLNANTKGIAFWEREGASAFYSTYTMDLNPKPDLEKKQETRRIGF
- a CDS encoding sigma-70 family RNA polymerase sigma factor, which produces MTREDYNTLLRIASRHARVAEEAEDLLQDALIVAIEASRTDFAAPSDRKWIAGVLRNLATQQARTAVRRKQRDTTYSSDKPDAAVDETQKDVDSQARRQFLDALPPAARRVAVLTLHGLNKQEICLLLKLSDTAFRQRLTSIRKALGPLSDDARREVIGLAYASRQQRSGRYENLPLGLIRRALARRLKFPGVNSDVSMGTHDPSGHLIIFG
- the asd gene encoding aspartate-semialdehyde dehydrogenase, producing MTPKLKVGILGATGAVGQKFVQILGNHPWFEVTVLAASERSAGKPYAAATNWIGATTIPAHLANKTVELAKPGFDCDFVFSGLDSSVAGELEKQFATAGYPVISNAKNYRMDETVPLLIPEVNPEHTALIHTQRWGSGGFIVTNPNCSTVGLVCALKPLYDAFEIDAVQVTTMQALSGAGYPGVSSLDILGNVVPYIGGEEDKLVTEPLKLLGRFENDAITPAAFAVSPQCNRVPVLDGHLETVAIRFRNRVSADAVSAAFDNFASPLAGLGLPTAPDEFVKRFDDPRFPQPRRHANLGNGMTVTVGRVRPCEVLDVKFIVLSHNTIRGAAGGAVLNAELLVKQGYLKPRTVSATVGV
- a CDS encoding aspartate kinase codes for the protein MKHPVVLKFGGSSVGSPERFRRAIQVVQRLAADRHRVVVIASALSGVTNKLVALADATLPSEVCHAHLDWLRERHQLHAAAVLSLRAQRLYNIELQQLLAALEMDVFDRSGGAARKDALLAAGERLSHHIVALALDDAGLSSCATDAAELIKTDDRFGEAVVDLVQTRAAVNAWYDKVETAAIPVVTGFVGSAPDGRTTTLGRGGSDYSAALIAASLGASRLERWTDVDGIYNKDPRLDKHAVRFEELVLEDTIASNRAGKLGMHSKALDPLLAEKIPVFVRSIDHLDWPGTVIRPKCQKLARTG
- the metX gene encoding homoserine O-acetyltransferase translates to MQTFTAPEFQFENGAVIQQAPVQYKTWGKLNPAGDNAIMVCHALTGDPHVDDWWGGLLGPGKALDTDRYFVVAANVLGSPYGSASPLSTHPATGQPYSADFPAATIRDTVAIHKLLLEDLGVQQLAMAIGGSMGGMQVLEWGYYKDFVRALVPIAVGGRHSAWCIAWGEAQRQAIFADPKWNKGYYTPGNEPEAGLAAARMMAMISYRSMPSFRQRFARNRMTNSAGEEVLSVNSYLQYQGDKLVDRFDANCYVQLTLQMDSHDVSRGRGTYPDVLGQLTQPTLVVGIESDVLYSLPEQEELAQYIPGASLVLLPSMHGHDAFLIELEALNILVCNWMKDHVNPNQTTKSIAACAS